Proteins from one Myxococcales bacterium genomic window:
- a CDS encoding outer membrane beta-barrel protein: protein MRKLALVVSALLLVGLTGALASAAEKNFGLGVKLGYHNFVRYNPTDDPDGDGALEDGEIDYAIDSGAFDGFTFETDFEYKFSPHFALGGGLQWYGANVNVDAVADQSRVQGDIAMSITGLTVTPKFILPVNIVNLYTGAGLGLYWRVMGSSYKVTDQYGNHTSESNADSQGALGYHALLGLEISVRDWIGIVLEDRFAFVHFKGQDPETDLDDSDAGGNTVFLGTRFHF from the coding sequence ATGCGAAAGCTGGCGCTGGTGGTGTCGGCGTTGCTGCTGGTCGGCCTGACAGGCGCTTTGGCCTCGGCGGCGGAAAAGAATTTCGGCCTGGGCGTCAAACTCGGCTATCACAATTTCGTGCGCTACAACCCGACCGACGATCCGGACGGCGACGGCGCGCTCGAGGACGGCGAAATCGACTACGCCATCGATTCCGGCGCGTTCGACGGCTTCACCTTCGAGACCGATTTCGAATACAAGTTTTCGCCGCACTTCGCCCTGGGCGGCGGGTTGCAATGGTACGGCGCCAACGTCAACGTCGACGCGGTCGCCGACCAGAGCCGCGTGCAGGGCGACATCGCGATGAGCATCACCGGCCTGACCGTGACGCCGAAGTTCATTCTGCCCGTGAACATCGTCAACCTTTACACCGGCGCGGGCCTGGGGCTCTACTGGCGTGTCATGGGCTCGTCGTACAAGGTCACCGACCAGTACGGCAACCACACCAGCGAATCCAACGCCGACAGCCAGGGGGCGCTCGGCTACCACGCCCTGCTGGGCCTGGAGATTTCCGTGCGCGACTGGATCGGCATCGTCCTGGAGGACCGTTTCGCCTTCGTGCACTTCAAGGGCCAGGACCCGGAAACCGATCTGGACGACAGCGACGCGGGCGGCAATACCGTCTTTCTCGGCACGAGGTTCCATTTTTAA